One part of the Sphingobacterium sp. LZ7M1 genome encodes these proteins:
- a CDS encoding carboxypeptidase-like regulatory domain-containing protein, translating into MIRFYLFLASIFFAHPLLAQHSIQGKIINADDRSPMAGASIYINNSSLGTSSNKEGLFTLHSPNRNVELVVSNMGFEKRVLEIQLPLQHELVIAIKEKSTAIEEVVVTNYLKDGWKEWGDFFIENLIGQGDFAEECKILNHEVVKFRFDKKANVLTAICTEPLKIRNDALGYELTYDLGGFRMDFASRMFLFEGYAFFKDIGKGRSKYKKNRNVSYLLSLNRFVRSTYNKQWEQDGYIVRKLVKEDNAVRLEARQKYNAILDSVQKKYRGNWNLFYVSQKDYTEDKVNTIRKQMTQPEKISYLMGIMRPTEIIAAEDKEKGLMKINYADYLYIIYPADFSKSKNKILQKAASEVSELSIVETDGIIIEPQGSYFPTANWILSGYAVGYSKLAYMLPLDYVPSD; encoded by the coding sequence ATGATCCGATTCTACCTATTTCTTGCGTCTATTTTCTTTGCCCATCCCCTATTGGCCCAACATAGCATCCAAGGGAAAATCATCAATGCAGATGACCGCAGCCCTATGGCCGGTGCTTCAATCTATATCAATAATTCTTCATTGGGAACCAGCTCGAATAAGGAAGGACTGTTTACCCTCCATTCGCCGAACAGGAATGTTGAACTGGTGGTGAGCAATATGGGCTTTGAAAAAAGGGTCTTGGAAATACAGCTCCCCCTGCAGCACGAGCTGGTCATCGCGATCAAGGAAAAGTCCACAGCTATAGAAGAAGTGGTGGTTACCAATTACCTAAAAGATGGCTGGAAGGAATGGGGCGACTTTTTTATTGAGAATTTAATAGGACAAGGAGACTTTGCCGAGGAATGCAAAATCCTTAACCATGAGGTCGTAAAATTCCGATTTGACAAAAAGGCTAATGTCTTGACGGCAATCTGTACCGAGCCCCTTAAGATTCGTAATGATGCCCTGGGTTATGAGCTGACCTACGACCTAGGGGGATTTAGAATGGACTTTGCAAGCAGGATGTTTCTTTTCGAGGGTTATGCTTTTTTTAAGGATATAGGCAAGGGACGGTCTAAATATAAAAAGAACCGAAATGTGTCCTACCTATTGTCCTTGAACAGGTTTGTGCGGAGTACCTATAACAAACAATGGGAACAGGACGGTTATATCGTCAGGAAATTGGTTAAGGAAGACAATGCAGTTCGCCTGGAGGCCAGACAAAAATATAATGCCATATTAGACAGCGTTCAGAAGAAATATCGAGGAAACTGGAACCTATTCTATGTCTCTCAAAAGGACTACACGGAAGACAAGGTAAATACCATACGAAAGCAGATGACTCAACCTGAGAAAATCAGCTATTTGATGGGGATTATGCGTCCCACTGAAATTATCGCAGCAGAGGATAAAGAGAAGGGCCTCATGAAAATTAATTACGCTGATTACCTCTATATCATCTACCCTGCTGATTTTTCAAAATCCAAGAACAAGATCTTACAGAAAGCCGCCAGCGAGGTTTCCGAACTGTCCATCGTCGAGACCGATGGAATCATCATTGAGCCACAAGGCTCCTATTTTCCAACGGCTAACTGGATATTGAGCGGCTATGCCGTTGGCTATTCTAAACTAGCCTATATGTTGCCCTTGGATTATGTACCAAGTGATTAA
- a CDS encoding PVC-type heme-binding CxxCH protein, translating into MNKILKFCVLFCVVLSVLGCADDNKPRRLELFFLGHDSKHHDSELLADILSKEYFADGINITYSIDPDDLTRPDLKKYDGLILYANHDTISPAQEKALLDYVASGKGYINIHSASYCFRNSDDVVALIGGQFKSHGGGSFGAEIIKPDHPVMKGLSPFVTEWDETYVHHLLAKDIEVLMERVDSTHREPYTWVKEHGKGRVFYTAFGHDERTFRNPGFLQLIKNGILWAVGDKAVERMKKYEIAKPQYEEARMPNYERKDPAPRYQHPLTPEQSQTLIQVPVGFRLELFASEPDIKKPIAMDWDEQGRLWVIETVDYPNTVRNDKGEGDDRITICEDTDNDGKADKFTVFAEGLNIPTSFVFSDGGIIVAQAPHFLFLKDTDGDGKADVRKVLIDGWGTFDTHAGPSNLKYGMDNKIWGTVGYSGFEGNIAGKPYKFGSGAYRFNPKAQDFEFLGTTTNNTWGLGFSEDFDVFLSTANNEHSNFMAIPARYYEKANLNERGIEKIDAHYKIHELTKELRQVDVFGGFTAAAGHNLYTARAFPQEYWNRVAFIAEPTGRLIHKHILEPSGSGFKEKDDGWNMVASSDNWFGPVEAKVGPDGALWFLDWYNFIIQHNPTPQGFDNGPGNAYIDPLRDSSKGRIYRLVHEDAAKQRKFKLDGKKGRELVDALTSDNMFWRTTAQRLLVEGADKSVANDLNKLISDKSVDEVNINGGAIHAIWTLHGLGLLSDGENASFDAVLKALKHPAAGVRRAAIQTLPKNAKVIDELISAGVVQDKDLRVRLAAILALSEAPPSPKVAKVIFDAVQNPENEKDKWLFHALMIAGGIHQKDFMHEYHTKFGHPDFSNANGSLAERIIAGNNMNVLALNTARNGVIGPRQIPDLMNREIHFVGTVSQKDKKPLNGALLSYGNKKDGFAVSFKDGRLEFRVNQKGNKAVIQSEVLTKPTFKLRTSLLSDGKMLVFIDDAKVAEGKTLGLFPEKQDGFLLVGKASASKDAEQGPNDSPGDFAKDFDFNGNLEDGRLVAMNKTVVAEGSTVEADKVLKIKAIVGEMKYDITNFSAKAGSNLKIIFENPDHMQHNLLILKPGSLDRVGQAADKLATQSNAAELQYIPNTPDVLFSTSLIDPEGSYELNIKVPSEPGDYPFACTFPGHWRIMNGVMKVTK; encoded by the coding sequence ATGAATAAGATTTTAAAATTTTGCGTTCTGTTCTGTGTTGTTCTGTCGGTACTGGGATGTGCCGATGATAACAAACCTAGAAGACTGGAACTGTTTTTTCTGGGGCATGATAGTAAACACCATGACTCGGAACTATTGGCCGACATCTTGTCAAAAGAGTATTTCGCTGATGGAATAAATATTACCTATTCCATCGATCCCGACGATTTGACGCGTCCAGATCTCAAGAAATACGATGGTTTGATCTTATATGCGAACCATGATACGATCAGTCCGGCGCAGGAGAAGGCCTTGTTGGATTATGTAGCCTCCGGTAAAGGCTATATTAATATCCACTCTGCATCCTACTGCTTTAGGAACTCGGATGATGTCGTTGCCTTGATCGGTGGCCAATTCAAGAGCCATGGAGGTGGTTCTTTTGGTGCTGAGATCATCAAGCCTGACCATCCGGTGATGAAAGGTCTTTCGCCATTTGTCACCGAATGGGATGAAACCTATGTGCATCATCTATTGGCTAAAGATATCGAAGTGTTGATGGAACGTGTGGATAGCACGCATAGAGAGCCTTATACCTGGGTAAAAGAGCATGGTAAGGGCCGGGTGTTCTATACGGCATTTGGCCATGATGAGCGAACTTTCCGTAACCCTGGATTTTTACAATTGATAAAGAACGGTATCCTTTGGGCTGTCGGTGATAAGGCTGTGGAGCGCATGAAGAAGTATGAGATTGCGAAGCCTCAATATGAGGAAGCGCGCATGCCTAATTATGAACGCAAAGATCCGGCACCGCGCTATCAGCACCCATTAACGCCGGAACAATCGCAGACCCTGATACAGGTGCCTGTAGGGTTTCGCCTGGAGCTGTTTGCCAGTGAACCGGACATTAAAAAGCCGATTGCAATGGACTGGGATGAACAGGGAAGGCTATGGGTGATAGAGACGGTCGACTATCCGAATACCGTAAGAAATGACAAAGGGGAAGGTGATGATCGAATCACCATCTGTGAGGATACGGATAATGATGGCAAGGCGGATAAGTTCACTGTATTTGCTGAAGGCCTTAATATCCCGACTTCTTTTGTGTTTTCTGATGGCGGGATTATCGTCGCTCAGGCCCCTCACTTTCTGTTCTTAAAAGATACCGATGGTGATGGCAAAGCAGATGTTCGCAAGGTATTGATTGATGGTTGGGGAACCTTTGATACGCATGCTGGTCCATCTAACCTGAAATATGGAATGGATAACAAAATCTGGGGAACCGTTGGTTATTCTGGATTTGAAGGTAATATTGCGGGCAAACCTTATAAATTTGGCTCGGGAGCATATCGTTTTAATCCAAAAGCTCAAGATTTTGAATTCCTTGGGACCACGACCAATAACACTTGGGGATTGGGATTCTCGGAGGATTTTGATGTATTCCTGTCCACGGCCAATAACGAGCACAGTAACTTTATGGCTATTCCTGCTCGCTACTATGAAAAAGCTAACCTGAATGAGCGGGGGATCGAGAAGATTGATGCTCACTACAAAATACATGAATTAACTAAAGAACTGCGCCAGGTGGATGTATTTGGCGGATTTACCGCTGCAGCTGGCCATAATCTCTATACGGCACGTGCCTTTCCTCAAGAATATTGGAATAGGGTAGCTTTTATTGCTGAACCGACCGGACGCCTGATCCATAAACATATCTTGGAACCTTCGGGATCTGGATTCAAGGAAAAGGACGATGGCTGGAACATGGTCGCTAGTTCTGATAACTGGTTTGGACCTGTGGAGGCCAAAGTAGGTCCTGATGGTGCGTTGTGGTTCTTGGACTGGTATAACTTTATCATCCAACATAATCCAACTCCTCAAGGCTTTGACAACGGACCTGGAAATGCCTATATAGACCCATTGAGGGATAGTTCTAAAGGTCGTATTTACCGGTTGGTGCATGAAGATGCGGCCAAGCAAAGGAAGTTTAAATTGGATGGCAAGAAAGGACGTGAATTAGTCGACGCATTGACGAGCGATAATATGTTCTGGCGTACGACCGCTCAACGTCTATTGGTCGAAGGCGCGGATAAGTCTGTTGCCAATGACCTTAACAAACTGATCAGTGATAAGTCGGTGGATGAGGTCAACATCAATGGGGGTGCCATTCACGCAATCTGGACTTTGCATGGTTTGGGTTTACTGTCTGATGGGGAGAACGCCAGCTTTGATGCGGTTCTTAAGGCTCTTAAGCACCCAGCCGCAGGGGTGAGAAGGGCAGCTATTCAGACCTTGCCTAAAAACGCGAAGGTGATCGATGAGTTGATTTCCGCAGGTGTCGTGCAGGATAAGGACTTGAGAGTTCGCTTAGCGGCCATATTGGCTTTATCTGAAGCGCCGCCAAGTCCAAAAGTTGCTAAGGTGATCTTTGATGCGGTACAGAACCCTGAAAATGAAAAAGACAAATGGTTATTCCATGCCTTGATGATTGCCGGTGGTATTCACCAGAAAGATTTTATGCATGAATATCATACGAAGTTTGGACACCCTGACTTTTCAAACGCCAATGGTTCCTTAGCAGAAAGGATCATTGCCGGAAATAACATGAACGTCCTTGCGCTGAATACGGCAAGGAACGGAGTGATTGGGCCAAGGCAAATTCCTGATCTGATGAATAGGGAGATCCATTTTGTGGGTACAGTAAGTCAGAAAGATAAGAAGCCCCTAAATGGAGCCTTGCTTTCCTATGGCAACAAGAAGGATGGATTTGCAGTTTCTTTCAAAGATGGTAGACTGGAATTTAGGGTCAACCAAAAAGGAAATAAAGCTGTCATTCAATCTGAGGTACTAACAAAACCTACATTTAAGCTGAGGACTTCCTTATTGTCTGATGGCAAGATGCTAGTGTTCATTGATGATGCGAAGGTAGCAGAAGGCAAGACATTAGGTCTATTCCCTGAAAAACAAGATGGTTTCCTATTGGTTGGGAAAGCCAGTGCATCCAAGGATGCTGAACAAGGGCCAAATGATAGCCCAGGAGATTTTGCTAAGGATTTTGACTTTAATGGAAACCTAGAGGATGGGCGATTGGTGGCTATGAACAAAACGGTAGTGGCTGAAGGCAGTACCGTAGAGGCGGATAAGGTCTTAAAAATTAAGGCTATCGTTGGGGAAATGAAGTATGATATCACTAATTTTTCTGCGAAGGCGGGATCAAATCTGAAGATCATTTTTGAAAACCCTGACCATATGCAGCATAATCTACTGATCCTGAAACCGGGTAGTCTGGACCGTGTTGGACAGGCCGCTGATAAGTTGGCCACTCAAAGCAATGCAGCCGAGCTTCAGTATATTCCAAATACACCTGATGTCTTATTCAGTACCTCCTTGATTGATCCGGAAGGTTCTTATGAATTGAACATTAAAGTGCCTTCGGAGCCGGGAGATTATCCATTTGCCTGTACTTTCCCAGGGCATTGGCGAATAATGAACGGGGTCATGAAAGTGACGAAATAA
- a CDS encoding sugar phosphate isomerase/epimerase — MQLPVKLGISTWLWTSPFRTEDAAGLFEKIASLGYEVVEIAVEDPLLIDTQKIAKELERNGLQALVCGAFGPTRDLTSDDESLQKTGLQYIEDCLNISNELGASFFAGPMYSAVGKARMVPDAQRQIEWNRAVDNLGKVCEMAASRGLELGLEPLNRFESDLINNVDDVLRLIHDLNHPAAKICLDMFHMNIEEPDPGLAIRKAGDKLIHVQVSENYRGTPGTGNASWGAFYEALLAIGYKGAVSIESFTPENKELAAAVCIWRNLAEDQDAFARDGHAFLQKWAANKLD, encoded by the coding sequence ATGCAATTACCTGTAAAATTAGGCATTAGCACCTGGCTATGGACTTCTCCTTTCCGTACGGAGGATGCTGCTGGCCTGTTTGAGAAAATAGCAAGCTTGGGATACGAAGTTGTGGAGATAGCGGTGGAAGACCCTTTGTTGATCGATACCCAAAAGATTGCTAAGGAGCTTGAAAGGAATGGTTTGCAAGCACTGGTATGCGGTGCGTTTGGACCGACTAGGGATTTGACCAGTGATGATGAGTCCTTGCAAAAGACCGGTCTTCAGTATATCGAGGATTGCCTAAATATTTCCAATGAATTGGGAGCCAGTTTTTTCGCTGGTCCTATGTATTCTGCAGTGGGCAAAGCTCGGATGGTTCCGGATGCACAGCGCCAAATTGAATGGAACAGGGCGGTTGATAATTTAGGGAAGGTCTGTGAGATGGCGGCTTCCAGAGGTTTGGAATTAGGATTGGAACCTTTAAATCGCTTTGAGTCGGATCTGATCAATAATGTAGATGATGTTTTGCGATTGATCCATGACCTCAATCACCCTGCGGCCAAGATCTGTCTGGATATGTTCCATATGAACATCGAGGAACCGGATCCAGGATTGGCAATCCGAAAAGCTGGAGATAAGTTGATCCATGTGCAGGTATCGGAGAATTATCGTGGTACTCCGGGCACAGGAAATGCCAGTTGGGGCGCCTTCTATGAGGCACTTTTGGCAATCGGCTATAAGGGTGCCGTATCGATTGAAAGTTTTACACCAGAAAATAAAGAGTTGGCAGCGGCAGTTTGCATTTGGCGCAATCTAGCCGAGGATCAAGATGCATTTGCGCGTGATGGGCATGCGTTTTTGCAGAAATGGGCGGCCAATAAATTAGACTAA
- a CDS encoding nuclear transport factor 2 family protein, whose protein sequence is MMKKQDILTLENQLYDAMKSANLEMLDKLLHKDLLFIIPSGEIIGKEKDLETYRSGVLKIIDLSPDVENLNIIDDVAIITLRMRLMGSYSGEPFEAQFRYIRFWKEFEDEIKVIGGSGIAL, encoded by the coding sequence ATGATGAAAAAGCAAGATATCCTGACCCTTGAAAACCAACTTTATGATGCCATGAAATCGGCCAACCTCGAAATGTTGGATAAGCTATTGCATAAGGATTTGCTGTTTATTATCCCAAGCGGAGAGATTATTGGCAAAGAGAAGGATTTAGAAACCTATCGTTCTGGAGTTCTTAAAATCATTGATCTCAGCCCAGATGTTGAAAACCTAAATATCATTGATGACGTTGCCATAATCACCTTAAGAATGAGGTTAATGGGAAGTTATTCCGGAGAACCTTTTGAAGCCCAGTTTCGATATATCCGTTTTTGGAAAGAATTCGAAGATGAAATAAAGGTTATCGGTGGAAGCGGAATTGCCCTATAA
- a CDS encoding endo-1,4-beta-xylanase, with translation MNKPRSVLLLVITLLFLANHSWAQKGPKELSLKEAFSGKFEIGAALNLRQIYERDEKAAALIKAQFNSITAENCMKAMYLQPKEGEFNFKDADRFVELGEKYRMQLIGHTLIWHSQAPDWFFIGKDGKEVSREILIERMRKHIQTVVSRYKGRIKGWDVVNEAILDNGDWRQSKFYQIIGEDFINLAFQFAHEADPDAELYYNDFSMSQKGKREAVVSMVRKLKDNGVRMNGIGMQGHLSLDYPSLADFEASILAFSSLGVQVMITELDISVLPMPGPSQGAEVSTNYQYDQVLNPYAEGLSAAVESKLANRYKDFFALFLKHRDKIDRVTLWGVTDADSWKNNWPVRGRTDYPLLFDRNYQAKPFVRELVEMAKD, from the coding sequence ATGAACAAGCCTAGGTCTGTTTTACTTCTTGTCATTACGCTTCTTTTCCTTGCTAATCATTCATGGGCGCAAAAAGGACCAAAGGAATTGTCCTTAAAGGAGGCTTTTTCTGGGAAGTTTGAGATTGGGGCTGCATTAAACCTGAGGCAGATCTATGAGCGGGATGAAAAGGCTGCTGCCTTGATTAAAGCACAATTCAATTCCATTACGGCGGAGAACTGTATGAAGGCGATGTACCTTCAGCCTAAGGAAGGGGAATTTAATTTTAAGGATGCTGACCGATTTGTTGAACTGGGTGAGAAGTACCGTATGCAACTTATTGGGCACACCTTGATCTGGCATTCCCAAGCTCCAGATTGGTTCTTTATTGGCAAGGATGGCAAAGAGGTTTCTAGGGAAATATTGATCGAACGGATGCGCAAGCATATACAAACCGTAGTATCGAGGTACAAGGGCAGGATAAAGGGCTGGGATGTAGTCAATGAGGCCATACTGGATAATGGGGACTGGCGGCAAAGCAAGTTTTATCAGATCATTGGGGAAGATTTTATTAATTTGGCCTTTCAATTTGCACATGAGGCAGATCCGGATGCAGAACTGTATTACAATGATTTTTCCATGTCCCAAAAAGGGAAAAGGGAAGCTGTGGTTAGCATGGTCCGCAAACTCAAGGATAATGGGGTTCGAATGAATGGAATAGGTATGCAAGGGCATTTAAGCCTAGATTACCCCTCCCTTGCTGACTTTGAAGCGAGCATCTTGGCGTTTTCCAGTTTAGGGGTACAAGTAATGATTACGGAGCTTGATATCTCTGTGTTGCCGATGCCAGGTCCTTCACAAGGGGCGGAAGTCAGTACCAATTACCAATATGATCAAGTCCTAAACCCTTATGCGGAGGGATTGTCAGCAGCAGTGGAAAGTAAATTGGCCAATCGCTATAAGGATTTTTTTGCACTGTTTTTAAAGCATCGTGATAAAATTGACCGTGTTACTTTGTGGGGGGTAACGGATGCTGATTCCTGGAAAAATAATTGGCCAGTGAGAGGAAGGACAGACTATCCATTGCTGTTTGACCGAAACTATCAGGCAAAGCCTTTTGTAAGGGAATTAGTTGAGATGGCTAAGGATTAA
- a CDS encoding AraC family transcriptional regulator, with the protein MDINFKKTAVQKTRIPSSRIFFVRKLSDKHFDTTWHAHSEYQLFLVVEGSGTRFIGNTMKSFVKGDLSFIGPNIPHLWRSDDIYFDPQSKKSSEGLVIYINGSELEKFTEKEEFNQLKVLLEKVRHGMEIQGATAMEIIALMHELLNLHGMESIIHLFKILNVLAKGKDYALLHYDEFQYQSKDVETNRINIVYNYALNHFRNKITLEEVAALLNMKPTSFCRYFTAKTSKTFSYFITELRIKHACKLLSVAESKSVAQICYDSGFNTLSNFNKQFKTFIGMTPMEYRLKFMML; encoded by the coding sequence ATGGATATCAACTTCAAAAAAACCGCCGTCCAGAAAACAAGGATACCTTCCTCGCGCATATTCTTTGTGCGAAAGCTTTCCGACAAACATTTTGATACCACTTGGCATGCCCATTCCGAGTATCAACTTTTCCTTGTCGTAGAGGGTTCCGGAACCAGGTTTATCGGCAATACCATGAAATCCTTTGTAAAAGGGGACCTTTCTTTTATTGGACCCAATATCCCCCACCTATGGCGAAGTGATGATATTTACTTTGATCCCCAATCCAAAAAAAGCAGCGAAGGCTTGGTCATTTATATCAATGGTTCAGAATTAGAGAAATTCACTGAAAAAGAGGAGTTTAATCAATTAAAGGTCCTGTTGGAAAAAGTGAGACATGGCATGGAGATTCAGGGTGCCACTGCCATGGAAATCATCGCATTGATGCATGAACTCCTCAACCTGCATGGCATGGAAAGCATCATTCATCTTTTCAAGATCTTGAATGTACTGGCTAAGGGGAAGGATTATGCGCTTTTGCACTATGATGAATTCCAGTATCAGTCCAAAGATGTGGAAACAAACCGCATCAATATCGTCTATAATTATGCCCTGAACCATTTCAGGAATAAAATAACCTTGGAAGAAGTAGCCGCTCTGCTCAATATGAAACCCACTTCCTTTTGCCGTTATTTTACAGCCAAGACTTCCAAGACCTTTTCCTATTTTATCACCGAGCTGCGCATTAAGCATGCCTGCAAGCTCCTATCCGTTGCCGAATCCAAGAGCGTTGCCCAGATATGCTATGATTCAGGATTTAATACCCTGTCCAATTTCAATAAACAATTCAAGACTTTTATCGGAATGACCCCCATGGAGTATAGATTGAAGTTTATGATGCTTTAA
- a CDS encoding Gfo/Idh/MocA family oxidoreductase, with protein MMKKEKINVAIIGLGFGAEFIPIYQQHPHANLYAICQRNEASLNEIGDAFSIEKRYTDYDELLKDENIDAVHINTPIPNHAEQSIKALRAGKHVACTVPMATTVDECRQIVEAVEETGLTYMMMETVLYAREFLFMKELYEKGELGKIQFLKASHQQDMDGWPNYWPGLPPMHYATHCVGPVLGLTRNEAEYVSCFGSGTIREDLVGHYNSPFAIESAHIKFRNSDLSAQVYRSLFDTARQYRESFEVYGSKQSVEWPLIEGKPLVLHVAKRPEPEIPEEVDCPDYAHLLPEPIQHFTRAGVYDEGENQHLSFLQGSGHGGSHPHLVHEFISALVEGRQPFPNARQSANITCVGILAHESALKGGEIIPLPDFTWETN; from the coding sequence ATGATGAAGAAAGAAAAAATTAATGTAGCTATTATCGGGTTAGGATTTGGAGCGGAGTTTATTCCTATTTACCAACAGCACCCTCATGCAAACCTATATGCTATCTGTCAACGTAATGAAGCGAGCCTGAACGAAATTGGAGATGCCTTTTCGATAGAAAAGCGCTATACCGATTATGATGAGCTGCTGAAAGATGAAAATATTGATGCCGTACATATCAACACACCTATTCCAAACCATGCGGAGCAATCGATCAAGGCATTGCGTGCCGGCAAGCACGTGGCCTGTACAGTTCCGATGGCTACTACAGTTGATGAATGTAGACAGATCGTGGAAGCGGTGGAGGAAACTGGTCTAACCTATATGATGATGGAAACCGTGCTGTATGCGCGTGAATTCCTATTTATGAAGGAACTATACGAGAAGGGTGAGCTGGGCAAGATCCAATTCCTTAAAGCGAGCCATCAGCAGGATATGGATGGTTGGCCGAACTATTGGCCGGGTCTGCCGCCGATGCATTATGCTACGCACTGTGTAGGGCCGGTTTTAGGCTTAACGCGTAATGAAGCGGAGTATGTGTCCTGCTTTGGCTCTGGTACCATCCGCGAGGATCTGGTTGGGCATTACAATTCTCCATTTGCCATTGAATCTGCACATATAAAATTCAGGAACTCTGACCTAAGTGCTCAAGTGTACCGGTCGCTATTTGATACGGCTAGGCAATACCGCGAGAGCTTTGAGGTATATGGATCCAAGCAGTCCGTGGAATGGCCATTGATTGAAGGCAAGCCATTGGTCTTGCATGTGGCCAAACGTCCGGAGCCTGAAATTCCTGAAGAAGTGGACTGTCCAGATTATGCTCATTTGCTACCGGAACCGATTCAGCATTTTACAAGGGCCGGAGTTTATGATGAAGGCGAAAACCAACACCTTTCTTTCCTGCAAGGAAGTGGGCATGGGGGTTCGCATCCGCATTTAGTACATGAATTTATCAGTGCATTGGTAGAGGGCAGACAGCCATTTCCGAATGCTAGGCAATCTGCAAATATAACCTGTGTGGGTATTTTGGCGCATGAGTCTGCCCTGAAAGGTGGAGAGATCATTCCTTTACCTGATTTTACTTGGGAAACCAATTAA